AGGGAatcaagaaagtaagaaaattgcATTGAACCTCCCCCCGCACCCCCCTGCCCTTTGACAACTCTAAGTAACCCCTCCTCACCTTCCCATGAAAGACCTCTCTCCAGCTCGCATCTCAGTTGCCATTTCTAAATTGCCTAAGATCATTTTAATTTTCGTTTGCACTTGAGATGAACCATATTTGTATTCTAACCCCAACCTTTAATACAACCGGGATATTTTTACTTTCCCTTTGTTGTCTAAGTAAAAAGCAGACATTGTAAGGGAGGTAGCAGACGTGTATCCCTGTCTTCTTTAAAATCTTATTAGTTTACAAATAGCAAAGATTTATGGTAAACAAAGCTGGGTTTTTTTTCAGGATCAGAAACTATTATATTTGTATTCTTGCTCTGTGGTGATCTAGCAAAAACTAAAGGAAAGCAGATTGGACCTGCTACAGATCCCTTAGTGAGATTCAATCAGTTAGGTTTCCATGAAACCTATTGAGTGTTGTGGCTTTAGAGTGCTAAGAATTCTCAGCTCTGCTGCTTATTagctgcataatttttttttttttttttttgagatggagtttcactcttattacctaggctggagtgcaatggtgcgatctcggctcactgcaacctccacttcctgggttcaagtgattctcctgcctcatcctcccgagtagccgggattacagacatgcaccaccatgcctggctaattttgtatttttagtagagacggggtttcaccatattggccaggctggtctcaaacttctgacctcaggtgatctgcctgcctcagcctcccaaagtgctaggattacaggtgtgagccacggcacctggccttaGCTGCATAATCATAAatataagtttatttttccaaatctgtTGCTTCATCTGTTAAAGCTGGGATGTGTGCTTATAAAAACTGTCTACCTCTCCTATAAAGTGTTTTTTGACCTGTAAAGTTATGTAAGGAGtaaatttgagattttctttttttctttcattctttttttggggAATATGGCACTGTCAGTTTCAGATTTTCAATCCTTTTAGTTTCTTACTTAGACCTACTGGAGCTCCTCCTGGCCTTCATTTTTACCTGGTGTGACAGATGAGTACACAGTACATCAGAGCAGAGCATCCATTTACTCCATTATGAAGGTCTTGTCTGTCTGTATGCCATCAGTTTTGTCAAAGAGCACTTGGGTTTGACTTCTTTTGATATTCCTGCGTTTCTGGGGCTTAGACAACCATGTGTTAAGTGATGCTTTTTGAATTGTGGATTTTCTAATCTCCTTATAGATAGTCCACAGATGTTTCAGACTTGAAATGTCCAAAACTTAATTCAGTATATCTTCAAATCAACCTCCTCTTCACACcatatttctctttctcagtaGCATCATCATCCCTTCTAGTTCCCCATCTAGAGACCCtaatcattttaaattctttcctcttacttcttttatctttctcattGTTAGTCACCAAATCTTGGTTTTACCTGTGAGATCCTGGGCAATCAATTAAGTTATTCTAGTTATTATTGCAAAGCagtcatttgtattttctcaagAATAGCTTTTAGGAAAAGCATGAATTAGAGCAGAGCCTACCCAGATAAAGAGAACTAGATGACTGTGGTGCTGGAACTGGCTACGCTCTTTGACTGTCTCTTGGTTTTGTGTTCAACTCTTCctcatgattttcttctttctgtatccTTTCAGCTTTTGCCCCAGATAGTAACCCCTTCATTGTCTCAGTACTGCATGtctgaaattttagaaagaaaatatgattcaGCTAAAAAGTATCCCTGCTTGGCAGAAACTTTAATGTTAGGTTCTGGCCAGCCAGTTGATTTCTGGCTGCCCCTATGTCCAGTATGTGCTCCTGGCCCAGCAGTCATGTGATTCAAAATGTGACCActtggctgtgcacagtggctcgtgcctgtaatcccagcgctttgggaggctgtggcgggcagatcatgaggtcaggagatcaagactgtcctggccaacatgatgaaacgccatctctactaaaacacaaaaaattagccaggcatggtggcgcgcacctgtagtcccagctactcgttaggctgaggcagaggaattgcttgaacccgggaagcggaggttgcagtgagccaagatcgcaccacttcactccagcctggcgacagagcaagactctgtctgaaaaaaaaaaaaaatgacactcaGTGCTGTTTCTTCATCAGGCGCTGTTCTTAGGTAtgtgttttaattgttttgttttgttttgtttttgagatagggtctcactctgttgcctaggctggagtgcggtgacactatcatggctcactgtagcctctagctcccaggttcaaacagttctccggCCTCatattcccaagtagctgggaagacaggtgtgcgccaccacagctggctaatttttctttttatgtttttgtagagatgaagtcttgctatgttgcccaggctgggcttgaactcctgggctcaagcaatcctcctgccttggcctcctaaagtgctgggattatagatgtgagccacaatgcctggcctaattttttttttttttagctggacCTTAATGGACTAATATTACTATTAGGTACCTTGGCAATGTCTTTCGAAACCATTTTCTCCCACTGCATTGCTGGAACTCTCACTGTGTCTTACCTATACTAATGTAGCAttattctcctcctccttcatccCCAGATGACTACTTCTAGGTAATCTTAACATTTCTTCTGGAGCCAGTTTCCAGTAGAAAGCTTGTCTCTCCCATTGACTCCCTGCATAAAGTCCAAGTTCTGTAGTCAAACATGCAAGGTAATTTTGGCCTAATTTACTTTTCTAATCTTTTCCTTCTATTGCATCCTATATACTTACGCTCTTGCCCTGTGATAAAGTAGCATAATACGAGGACATTGTTGCAACATTGTTTATACAGtggcaacaaaaaggaaaacaatagagcTGTGTTTCGAAAGGGggattgttgaataaatgatgatACATTTATATTAGGGAATAATGCAGTGTGTTGATTTTGCTTGTTAAAAGTGacagaaatgcaattcaaatttACGTGTGCCAAAAAGGAATTTACTGACTCATATGCCTAAGAAAATCAAGAGATGTACTAGTTTCTTGCATGACTAGATGCAGAGCTTTGAACAATATCATCTGCAGAACATTTGTCTTCTCTGGCTCTTAACTCTACTTTCTTTGTGTCAGTTTTATTCCCAAGCAGCTCCTCCCAAGTTTTGGCCAGTAATGGTTTGTGTTCTCCCAGCTTAACAATCCCAGTGGAAAAACACCTCTTTCTCAGTTTTGTGGTTTCAGCAAAAGTGGTTGGTTTTACTGGCCTGGTGTGAGTCACATGCCGATTCCTAAGGCAGTCACTATGGCAAAGGGGATGGAATTTCTTGGTTATCTAGACCTGGATCATGTGCCCcttcctggaatgcagtggtaaaGCCAGCCCTATCCAAATTGCATGAACTAAAAGGAGGGCATAGGGGCAGGGTTTTCACAAAGGAAAATTGAATTGCTGTTACCAGAATGAGGAAAAATGGATGCTGGACAGGCAGAACTAGCAGAAGTCCTCTACATCCAGCTTTTAAAAGGCCCAGAAAGATGACTCTGACACTTACCTTACAAGGTAGACGACAATGTGTATGTGTAcctgcacatgtgtatgtgtagactgagaaatgtatgaaattatatatattaactgTTCACATTGCTTATCTCGGAAGTGTGATTGGAGGAGATAGAGGACCAatttaatatttctgttatttatctCTATGTTGTTTGGCTTGCCAGGAGCATATATTGTTTTTgtaagaataattaaaaatataaaaccccaaggtggctggacgtggtggctcacacctgtaatcccagcactttgggaggccaacgcggggaaatcacttgggctcaggagtttgagatcagcctaggcagcatggtgaaaccctgtcactgcagaaaaatacaaaaatcaaccatacgtggtggcatacacctgtagccccagctgttcaggaggctgaggtgggaggatcacttgagcctaggaggtcaaggctgcagtgacctgagatcacaccactgtactccagcctgggcaacagaatgaggccctgtctgaaagaataaattaaaaaaaaaaaaacaacacaaaacccaAGTTACAAAGAAGAGTTTTCCTCCTAGGAATATTGTGATACCTGGCAATTGCTTTTTGGGTGGTAGTAGTAAACAATGATAATAGCTGACATTTCCTAAGTGCTTTCCCTGCATCAGGAAACTGCATATTACataatttctcatttaatccacataaTAACCTTCTGATATATTATTAACAATTAATTGATGTGCATATAAACTGAAACCCAAACCTGGCTATCAGAATGATCTGGAACATTAAAACAAACATATCTGCAGCCCCACTTCCAAATCAAAATCTCAGGGGCAGGgccttatttatatatttaacagGCACTGCAAGTGATTCGTTTATTACTAAAGTTTGTTTGGGAATCTCAGTGGGTCATGTATTTAATCCATGGTAGCACAACTAGTAAGAATCAGATGTAGATTTCAAACCTAAGTCAAAGCTCTTAACAAATGCACTATTAATCACATgcttattactattataattttatgCTTGGGTAAATCTTTGTAGATGAGCATGAAAACCTAACCAACAGTTATGAGATATATTACTCTGGGGAAAATAAGTTCTCAATTCCAGGCATCTGATTTACAAATGATTTTTTGAAACATAAGACAAGAGTTTACTCAATATAAGATAATCTTGTCATTGGCACAATATCATTATACATTACAAAGGTTAGCAGAATTGGCACCTTTTCTTAGCGAAATGACATACTACTATTAACACATTCATGAAATATGTTCAGATGAATGTGTTATTTTGTAAAGCACTTTAGTTTATCAATTAGCATTTTTTGTctgtttaacaaaaaataaaatatagaccgggcatggtggctcacacctgtaatcccagcactttgggaagccaagcctggtggatcacctgaagtcaggagtttgagaccagcctggccaacatgatgaaacccctctactaaaaatacaaaaaattagccaggcatgatggtgcatgcctataatcccagctactctggaggctgaggcaggagaattgcttgaacctgggaggtggaggttgcagtgagctgaggtcatgccattgcactccagcctgggcaaaaggagtgaaactctgtctcaaaaaaataaaaataaaaatgaaatacaaaaacagcTTCCCCCATACCACTCCTTATCCCACACCCCCATCCCCTATCCCCTATCCTTcatctctctgtttctcactCGCTTTCTCACTGTCATGTGTgtgctctctctcacacacacacaccccccacctaaataatttcttctcttACACCTTTAATATAAATATCTGAGTTTCAATTCAGTTTTGCAACCATTTAAAAGGCAAACATGGTATTTTGCTTCTTTCAGCATTTAATAATAAGGTAGTAAGTACATACTTTCCTCATATGGAAGGAAACCACCATATTAAGTTAATATTTGAACTTACACAATTATAATttgcaaaaaaacaaatcaaGTTAATAATTTCTTAAGTAGTAAgttgaaataaatgatattttcctAGCATGCTTGTCATTCAGCAGATAATAAGAAACTGAGATAAGAATGCAGGCAGTTGAAGTTCACTTCAGCCCGAGTGCAAGTGTAcacaaaacagcaaaaatattacatagaaaataaagtgAACGTTGTCCATTGGATTGAGTATGGTCCTACCATTTGTCACAGTGCACATATTCATAGTTGTGGCTGTCTTTGGGGTCACTGCTGTGTTCAGACTTGTCTTGGAATTTGGAGTCATCTTGGGACTTGAGGTCATTTTGAGATCTAGGCTTGTCCCAGGATTGGTGTTCATTCTGGGATTGCTGCTACCATTTGTCACAGTGTTCATATTCATAGTTGTGGCTGTCTTTGGGATCACTGCTATATTCAGACTTGTGTTGGAATTTGGAGTCATCTTGGGACTCGAGGTCATTTTGAGATCTGGGCTTGTCCCAGGATTGGGGTTCATTCTGGGATTGCTGCTACCATTTGTCACAGTGTTCATATTCATAGTTGTGGCTATCTTTGGGGTCACTGCTGTATTCAGACTTGTGTTGGAATTTGGAGTCATCTTGGGACTCGAGGTCATTTTGAGATCTGCACTTGTCCCAGGATTGGTGTTCATTCTGGGGACATAAGCACCGGTCACGCCAGTGTTCATATTCAGTCGTGGTCTTTGGGGTCACTGCTGTATTCAGACTCTGTGCTGGAATTGCTTCAGCCCTGGGGACTCGAGGTGGTCATTTTGTGGAGATCTGGACTTGTCCCAGGATTGGTGTTCATTCTGGGATTGGTGCTCGTCCCAGTATTCAGGCTTGATACGGTACTGGATACTGCCATAGAATTTGAGGTTGTTGATGTTGAAGTTGTTCCCGGAATGTTAACAAACATGAAGAGCACGCCGATCAGTGATAGCTTGAACATCATCCTCCTCTGTTTCACAGTAATTAGATAATTTTAATTGAACACATGGATCACAAATAGGCAAGCATATATCCTTAATTGTGTTTATCAGTACATTTGTGTTatgtaaatgtttgctttttcacTGTTAGTGAACAAATAAAAAGCTTCCCTTTCTTTGTTGTCAACATCTGCTGACAGAAGACCTATTTTCTGTTGAGGGCTACCAGCTGAAGGCAAAAACAATCCAAAGACTAAAAAAGAGCTTAATtggcatttttctatttaaaaaaggaaaaaaaacactaGACATTCAATACAATAAATATGGGGGCTTGAGATCAGTATAGAGTAGGGTAGGGGCAAAGGCTGAGAGACAATTTGGGACAGTagagcaacaaaagaaataatgaaattttctTATGACCTTTATTCCAACAATTTAAGGTTTTAGTTTAAGTCACAAATTAGGATATTACTTCTAAATATTTACTCCAGAGACTAAAGAGGTTAAACCGTAGGATTTCCCCAGTGCTGGGATGAGATTTTCTtcgttaaaacaacaacaaaaaactagtaaGTTCATAGTTTTAAGATTTAGAAATGAGCAAAACCAACTCCTTCATTTTGTAAATGGACTCAGACAAGGGACATAACTTGTCTGAGGGTGCATATCTAAAAATGACCCAAGCTAGAACTTAAGTCTGTGACTTAAAGCCCAAATTTTAACTGTAAAACTCTTAACATATATAGTAAAAGTTGCATTTGGCTCTAATATGTAattgagaacatttcaaattaatgttaccttttgatatttttctttgaagagtAAGAATTCAGTCTTTCTCCAGTATCTATGGGGAATCTGATTTCTCACTCACTACattctatttaaatataattagtgAGGAAGTCACGTGTTCTAAACTTGACCTGTCATTTGCTCTTTGGAAGTATCCAACTGAGTGTTTCCAGACAACTACGCATAAACAGATAGACTTTGGCAGAGATTAAAGAATTCAAATAAAGTTCTAAAATCTGCTTGCTTATTTAAAGAATCCAGTGAATAGCATTTGTTATTTCTCTTATCCATGTATACATTAATGAATTGCTTCACTGGATTGACTCTAACTAGATGAATTTACTGTTTTGCCTGCTGTGATTATTATGATTTTAAACCAAGTAAGTGTATTAAAGATGTCtgcttttttcttaaaacataggGTAGTTTCTACCCATGGttattttgaagtttaaaaaataattcagtaataTAACATTTCAGGTATTTAATTTTTGGTAAATAAAGTAACCTTGGAAAAGAAGTTAAACTTCATTAATACAAAACTTAAGAAAAGGACTACATATGAAAGTGATACTTTTTCATACTAAGTTTACAaacttttgtgtgtttgtgtatggttttttaatgtattaaaccACTCACCTTGAAGTGcataaagtaaattttttaaaggagttttgTCTTTTGGTCAGCCAAGAGTTTTCCATGATAACTAGCATATAGGGAAGTTGAGTTGTATTGTGCTAATgttttcatcacattggccagcaTACTTTAAAAATTGCAGGGCTGTGAACAATGGTGTTGACATACAAGGAAATTACAACATAAATGGCAGAAATACAAGCCGGTACATGTTCCTTGCTTGTTTTACTGTGCTATGAAGATCGTTTTTCCCCTGAATGAATAAACCATGAATAGAACCATGCTTGGTAAATCTtatttatgtggtacatataaTAACTTCACTTAACCAGAGGTTAATCTGGTCAGATCtaagaagtaaacaaaaaaagtttcttgGCAGCCAGAGTAGATATTATGAATCAGAGTACCACAGTAATTTACAGGAGTTTGTCATTGTCCTCTCTCTGCTCACTTGCTCATTCTGTGGATTTCTTTAGGGGCATATAGTTGATAATAGTAATAGTAGTGTTTCGAACTTGAGCAAactgtgactttatttttctaatcctGATATTTTGAGTACTACACTTACACAACTCTTTATTGATGCTTCAAACACCTCAGTCTCAActtgtttaaaattcaaaaggtagCATTTTCTGCTTCCTATTTttgtatctacatatattattcTCATAATCTCTTGGTTAATTGTATCATCACCTAGCCAAATGTTTCTCCAACATTGGGTTTCTCAttatcttctctttcttatttctcttaagCTCCCCAGGCCTCTTGATGAtgattaagtaaaatttaaattctatttagtACTCAAATgctcccaaacaaacaaaaatcaatttgcCGTTATTCGGGTCTTCAAATACCCACCAACTTTGTATCTTTGTGCAGCCTCCTCAACTCGCCCAAAGTATAGTAATAGCCCCCTCTTATCCTAAGTTTCACTTTCCATAGTTTCAATTACCCATGGTCCACCATGGCCTGGAAATACtgaatagaaaattccagaaataaacaattcataagttggATGTATTATGAGAAGGTTAATAACCCAGCACTATGTCACAGTGCTGCATCAGTCAACTCACTTCATCTTACCACATAGGCATTGTGTCATATCACATCATCACAAGAAGGGTGagtatagtacaataagatattttgagagagagaccatGTGCACATagcttttattatagtatattgctataacttttattttattgtttttaatctcttactgtgcctaatttataattAAACTGTATCACAGGTAtttatgtataggaaaaaaaacagtatatattgGGTTCAATACTGTAATTCTCTGGTTTCACGTATCCCTgaggggtcttggaacatatcccccacAGTTAAGGGGGTACTACTGTACTTTCCTCATTCAAAATTGTGTTGTTTCTTCAAGTTCCACTCATGTCAGCACCTTTTATAGGATCCTTCCCTAATTCTTCACATCAGAATCAgtcattttagtattttatactTATCAGAGTCTCCTTTTCACTAAAGAAACTAAATCTTCCACCATATTCTGGCTTTTTTGTGGTAAGATACCACCTCTTATTCCTTCTATTCCCTCTACCTTCTGAAATATCGAGTGCTTATAAAGAATAGGatacagggccaggtgcagtggctcatgcctgtaattccagcactttgggaggccaaggtgggcagatcatgaggtcaggagatggagaccatcctggctaacacagtgaaaccccttttctactaaaaatacaaaaaattagccgggcgtggtggcacgcgcctgtagtcccagctactcgggaggctgagtcaagagaattggttgaacccgggaggcggaggttgcagtgagctgagatcacaccactgcactccagcctggggcacagagcaagactccatctcaaaaaaagaaaaaaaaaaaaggacacagtaAGTATTGGAATTCATTGAAATACCTCCTGTTTCACCATGTCGGAGGGCTGGTATAATTAATGtctaaagtaaaagttatttGGTTATTTGCAGTTTTCCCTTCACATTAGCATAAATTTGGAAGACATAGGCCTGAGTTTAACTTTCATCTCTACTTTCCTGGCTGCTGTTTTGAGAGGATTTCTTCATTTGTACAATGTGGATCATAATGCACATAATCCCTTGTCTgtaatctgaaatccaaaaatcctccaaaaaccttaagttttatcaaaaataaaaaagtttgacACCACAATTTATTTGGTGCAAATGCCTTATCTGCATTGGTGTGAGGTTTTTAGCTATCTTTATTTGTTTCACTTAGTGTGGATAGTAAATGTTTCACTGCAGAAATATTGATGAGATTGATTTTGGGATGCTGTTCTAGTTTTTACTGGAGTGTTACATAATACATGATAAGAGTAGTACTTAGCATATTCATGTTCCTCTTCCTTCTGGGCACAGCACCATGCCACTCTTAGCATTCTGATAGGTGGTACCGTCTGACTGAGTTCTGGCCACTAAAATGTCAGTTCCAGTGATGTACAATCGACCCTTGAACAACACTGGGGTTAGGGGCACTGTATCTCCACACAATTGAAAATCTacgtataacttttgactccccaaaaacttaactactaacagACTGTTGATCGGAAACCTTTTGATAACATAAACAGATTAACATGTTTTGTAAGTTAATGGTGTATATGCTATATTCTTAGAGTGAAATAagcttgagaaaagaaaatgtagctcagaaaatcatgaggaagagaaaatatatttactattctcTGAGTGGAAGTGGATTATCatgaaggtcttcatcctcattatcttcatgttgagtaggtaGAGGAGAAAGAGGGATTGGTCTTACTGTCCCTGGgctggcagaggtggaaggattagCACGGTTCAAACCCgtgttgtttaagggtcaactgtatatcaTTTTTAAGCCTGATGTCTTAACTTCTCACCAATCTTCCATTCTTGCTTTCTTCTGTCAACACCTACTAGAAACAGATGGTTCAGTGGAGGGGGTCGCCAAGACCCTAGAAGATGGTAAAACCATTAGAAGACATGATCTAAgggaaataaacttttgttgtcCTAGCCAGTGATATTTTGGGATTATTTGTGACAGAAATTAGTTTGTGCTGACTAACATAATTACATGCTGGACATTTTGCCTTTGCCTCTTCAAATCCACTCTGTTCTTTACCCTGCTCTGTGCAGAGGGTATCTTTGGGCTCCTCTCCTCTCTGGCTTTCAGCTGGCCCATAGGGAATACAAGCAGAAGattggagggaagaaagagagtaaGGTTaggatgtatatatttttggctCCCTTTCTGTAGGGTCCCTGTGGGCTGGCTGCATCGCTCCACGCAGTATGGTTTTTGTTGGGTGACCCTCTCCACACAACCTACTCTGCGTCTACTTTTTGCTAACTGCTTCCTGCACTCACTACTTTAGGTGTAGTATCACACTGTCTCTTAGAGTTTCCTTAAAACCTGCCTTCTCCTTTATACATAATCTCTAATATCTCAATTTGAATGTGCCACCTGTTTCCTGCTAGAACTTTAATTGCTACAAACAGTATGTACACTGTATCATCTTCCTaaaatcaaccaggcatggtgggatgtgagctatagtcccagcaactcaggaggctgatgtaggcggattgcttgagcccaggaattcaaggctacagtgagctatggataccctaacctgggcaacaaagcaagaccttgtctctaaaaagcaaaaattaagtttaaaaatagtgTCTTTCTTTATATACTTACATTGCTACTTTCAGTTGATCtgtttttgaaatgtttccagAACTGTCTTCCCTCACGTATTGATTCTTCCAAAATtcttaagaaaatggaaaaaagtaattTCTGAAAATCATGAGAATGATCATAAATTTCATACAACACTTTCTTGAGAATTTCAAATTgcagttttaatattttactttagaaaCAGGTCCAGTTTTcccttctgtaatttttttctttgg
The Papio anubis isolate 15944 chromosome 17, Panubis1.0, whole genome shotgun sequence genome window above contains:
- the LOC103878716 gene encoding circumsporozoite protein-like, producing the protein MMFKLSLIGVLFMFVNIPGTTSTSTTSNSMAVSSTVSSLNTGTSTNPRMNTNPGTSPDLKMTSSPKMTPNSNTSLNTAVTPKIATTMNMNTVTNGSSNPRMNPNPGTSPDLKMTSSPKMTPNSNTSLNIAVIPKTATTMNMNTVTNGSSNPRMNTNPGTSLDLKMTSSPKMTPNSKTSLNTAVTPKTATTMNMCTVTNGRTILNPMDNVHFIFYVIFLLFCVHLHSG